In a genomic window of Halobiforma lacisalsi AJ5:
- a CDS encoding RNA-guided endonuclease InsQ/TnpB family protein, translating to MQRNVSTTVRVKLHSLTNRKADLLAREYEAFQREVHGGDADLYSATKQQASKVQRQKDPNHDTEQPVVLRNDVFDVAHDENTVLSSWWVKVPVFDPERGRGNSIWCPAYLPHKDEQLIREGDIRDSELVRRDGDWYVHLVVKRSVTVRDEYDDVLAIDMGARWVATCAFLSDRKTTFYGEEVRRIREHYKQLRKSIGKAKPRQGQQVVEQIGDAEARKVDDRLHKIARQIVEDAEERNAVIVVGDLGGIRKDNDKGRYVNDKTHKMPFARLLNYIEYKAHDAGIDVQLVKEYDTSKTCNRCTCEGDRETQGRFKCPACGLDDNADKNGALNIGKRALGKFSKPLSEAGAVLAQSETQVIVQRDDEPANLSVSVGSTPSGGTPRL from the coding sequence ATGCAACGAAACGTCTCGACCACGGTGCGGGTCAAACTCCACTCGCTGACCAACAGGAAGGCTGACCTACTCGCCCGTGAGTACGAGGCGTTCCAACGCGAGGTTCACGGTGGAGACGCCGACCTCTACTCTGCGACCAAACAGCAGGCGTCGAAAGTCCAGCGACAGAAAGACCCGAACCACGACACCGAACAACCCGTTGTTCTCCGCAACGACGTGTTCGACGTAGCCCACGACGAGAACACCGTTCTCTCGTCGTGGTGGGTCAAAGTCCCTGTCTTCGACCCCGAGCGTGGACGGGGCAACTCCATCTGGTGTCCCGCCTACCTCCCGCATAAGGACGAACAACTCATCCGTGAGGGCGATATTCGGGACAGTGAGTTGGTGCGCCGTGACGGTGACTGGTACGTTCATCTCGTCGTCAAGCGGTCTGTGACTGTTCGAGACGAGTATGACGACGTACTGGCTATCGACATGGGCGCACGGTGGGTCGCCACCTGCGCGTTCCTCTCTGACCGCAAAACCACGTTCTACGGCGAGGAAGTTCGCCGTATCCGCGAACACTACAAGCAACTCCGAAAGTCCATCGGGAAGGCGAAACCTCGACAGGGGCAACAGGTGGTTGAGCAAATCGGTGACGCGGAAGCGCGGAAGGTGGACGACCGCCTCCACAAGATTGCTCGACAGATTGTGGAGGACGCCGAGGAGCGGAACGCAGTTATCGTCGTGGGCGACCTTGGTGGGATTCGTAAGGACAACGACAAGGGACGGTACGTCAACGACAAGACCCACAAGATGCCGTTCGCCCGCCTCTTGAACTACATCGAGTACAAGGCCCACGACGCGGGTATCGACGTACAGTTGGTCAAAGAATACGACACGTCGAAGACGTGCAACCGTTGTACCTGCGAAGGCGACCGCGAGACGCAGGGGCGGTTCAAGTGTCCTGCGTGTGGACTGGACGACAACGCGGACAAAAACGGTGCGCTGAATATCGGCAAACGAGCCTTGGGCAAGTTCTCGAAACCGCTGTCCGAGGCGGGGGCTGTACTGGCACAGTCCGAAACGCAGGTCATCGTCCAACGTGACGACGAACCTGCGAACCTCTCCGTATCCGTGGGTTCAACCCCCAGTGGGGGAACCCCACGGCTTTAG
- the tnpA gene encoding IS200/IS605 family transposase codes for MPRGFDRERTNVHKLQYHFIWCPKYRKSVLEGEVHDRLEELIEEKADELGLEILELAIRPDHVHLFITGDPTLAPNKIMQQVKGYSSRHLRDEFDFGLPSLWTRSYFVSSAGDVSSEVIEEYIDAQAGE; via the coding sequence ATGCCTCGTGGGTTCGACAGGGAACGTACCAACGTCCACAAACTCCAGTACCACTTCATCTGGTGCCCGAAGTACCGCAAATCGGTACTGGAAGGCGAGGTACACGACCGTCTCGAAGAACTCATCGAGGAGAAAGCCGACGAACTCGGCTTAGAGATACTGGAGTTGGCGATTCGCCCCGACCACGTACACTTGTTCATCACGGGCGACCCGACGCTCGCGCCGAACAAGATAATGCAACAGGTCAAGGGCTACTCCTCGCGCCACCTCCGTGACGAGTTCGACTTCGGCCTGCCCTCGCTGTGGACGCGCTCATACTTCGTGTCGAGCGCGGGTGACGTATCCAGCGAGGTCATCGAAGAGTACATCGACGCCCAAGCAGGTGAATAG